A window of the Comamonas sp. Y33R10-2 genome harbors these coding sequences:
- a CDS encoding glutathione peroxidase — MANSIYDFEATDIQGRSVPLSQYRGKVLLIVNTASACGFTPQYKGLQALHEQYEKQGLVVLGFPCNQFGAQEKGSDDEIASFCELNFGVSFPLMHKIDVNGDGAHPLYQWLKDQAPGVLGTQSIKWNFTKFLVGKEGQVIRRYAPQDKPEKLAADIKAALA, encoded by the coding sequence ATGGCCAACAGTATTTATGACTTTGAAGCAACCGATATTCAGGGCCGCAGCGTCCCGCTGTCCCAGTACCGGGGCAAAGTGCTGCTGATTGTGAATACGGCCAGCGCCTGCGGCTTCACGCCCCAGTACAAGGGCTTGCAGGCCTTGCATGAGCAATATGAAAAGCAAGGTTTGGTGGTGCTGGGCTTTCCCTGCAACCAGTTTGGCGCGCAGGAAAAAGGCTCGGACGATGAAATCGCCAGCTTTTGCGAGCTGAACTTCGGCGTCAGCTTTCCTCTCATGCACAAGATTGATGTCAATGGCGATGGCGCGCATCCGCTCTACCAATGGCTCAAGGATCAAGCTCCCGGCGTCTTGGGCACCCAATCCATTAAATGGAACTTCACCAAGTTCTTAGTGGGCAAAGAGGGACAAGTGATTCGCCGCTACGCCCCACAAGACAAGCCAGAAAAATTGGCGGCTGATATTAAGGCTGCACTGGCCTGA